The genomic window CTGCGCTGTGGACCGCGTGACCGAGACCGCGCCCGTCGTCCTGATCGCCGAGGAACTCGCCCCCAGCGTCCTGGAGGTCCTGGGCACCGACGTCGAGATCCGCTCCGTCGACGGCGCCGACCGGTCCGCGCTGCTGCCCGCGCTCGCCGACGCGGCCGCCGTCATGATCCGCAGCGCCACGCGGATCGACGCCGAGGCGCTCGCCGCGGCACCGAACCTCAAGGTCGTCGCCCGCGCCGGCATCGGCCTGGATAACGTCGACGTCGCCGCCGCCACCGAGCGCGGCGTCCTCGTGGTCAACGCCCCGACGTCCAACATCGTCAGCGCCGCCGAGCACGCCGTCGCCCTGCTCCTGGCCGCCGCCCGCCAGATCCCCGCCGCCGACGCGTCGCTGCGCGAGGGCGCCTGGAGGCGGTCGCAGTTCATGGGCGTCGAGGTCACCGACAAGGTGGTCGGCGTCGTCGGCCTGGGCCGCATCGGCCAGCTGGTCGCCCAGCGCCTGGCCGCCTTCGGTACCACCTTGATCGCCTACGACCCCTACATCCAGCCCGGCCGCGCCGCGCAGCTCGGGGTGCGGATGGTGTCGCTGGAGGAGCTGCTCCGCGAGTCGGACTTCATCACCGTCCACCTGCCGAAGACGCCCGAGACCCTCGGCCTGATCGGGGCCGACGAGCTGGCCACCACCAAGCGCGGCGTGATCGTCGTCAACGCCGCCCGGGGAGGGCTGGTCGACGAGGCCGCGCTGGCCGACGCCCTGCGCTCGGGTCAGGTCGGTGCCGCCGGGATCGACGTCTTCGCCACCGAGCCCACCACCGACAGCCCGCTGTTCGGCCTCCCCAACACCGTCGTCACGCCGCACCTGGGCGCCTCGACGACGGAGGCGCAGCACAAGGCCGGCACCGCCGTGGCCCACTCGGTCCGGCTGGCGCTGCAGGGCGAGTTCGTGCCCGACGCGGTCAACGTGCAGGCCGGCGGCGTCGTCGCCGAGGACGTGCGGCCCGGGCTGCCGCTGGCCGAGAAGCTGGGCACGGTGTTCACCGCCGTCGCCGGCGGGCTGGCCCAGTCGGTCACCGTCGACGTGCGCGGCAAGCTCGCCGAGTTCGACGACTCGGTCCTGCAGCTGGCCGTGCTCCGGGGCGTGTTCGCCGACGTCGTCGAGGAGCAGGTCACCTACGTCAACGCGCCGCTGCTCGCCGAGCAGCGCGGCCTGGAGGTGACGCTCACCAGCGACGTCGAGAGCCCCGACTACCGCAACCTGGTCCGGGTCCGCGGCGCCATGGCCGACGGCCGCGAGATCGCCGTCTCGGGCACGCTGTTCGGCAAGAACCAGGTGCCCAAGCTCGTCGAGGTCGACGGCTTCGACATGGACCTCGACCTGTCGGGTCACCTGTTGTTCTTCGTCTACACCGACCGCCCCGGCGTCGTCGGGACGGTCGGCGCGCGGCTGGGGGAGGCCGGCGTGAACATCGCCGGGGCGCAGGTCAGCCGCACCACCCGCGGCGGCGAGGCGCTCATGGCGGTCACCGTCGACAGCCCGGTCGGTGCCGACCTGCTCGCCGACATCGCCGGCCGGATCGGCGCGCGCGAGGCCCGCTCGGCCGACCTCGACCCGCGCTGACCTAGGGTCGTCGCCATGCGCCTGGCTGTGATCGCGGGAGACGGCATCGGCCCCGAGGTGGTCGCCGAGGGCCTCAAGGTCCTCCGCTCCGTCGCCCCCGACCTGGAGACGACGGACTACGACCTGGGCGCCACCCGCTGGCAGCGGACCGGCGAGCTGCTGCCCGACTCGGTGCTCGACGAGCTGCGCGGGCACGACGCGATCCTGCTCGGCGCGATCGGCGACCCGGGCGTGCCGCCGGGCATCCTCGAGCGCGGGCTGCTCCTGCGGCTGCGCTTCGAGCTCGACCACCACGTCAACCTGCGCCCGGCCAAGCTCTACGACGGCGTCCGCAGCCCGCTGGCCGACCCCGGCAGCATCGACATGCTCTGCGTCCGCGAGGGCACCGAGGGGCCCTACGTGGGCAACGGCGGCGTGCTGCGCCGCGACACCCCGCACGAGATCGCCACCGAGGTCAGCCTCAACACCGCCTTCGGGGTGCAGCGCGTCGTCCGCTACGCGTTCGAGCGGGCGCAGGCGCGGCCGCGCCGGCACCTGACGCTGATCCACAAGACCAACGTGCTCACCCACGCCGGGTCGCTGTGGTCGCGGACGGTCGAGGAGGTCGCCGCGGAGTTCCCGGAGGTCACCGTGGCCTACCAGCACGTGGACGCGGCCTCGATGTTCTTCATCACCGACCCGGGCCGCTACGACGTCATCGTCACCGACAACCTCTTCGGCGACATCGTCACCGACGTCGCGGCGGCGGTGACCGGCGGCATCGGCCTGGCCGCCAGCGGCAACCTCGACGCCTCGGGCACCAACCCGAGCATGTTCGAGCCGGTGCACGGCTCGGCGCCCGACATCGCCGGCCAGGGCATCGCCGACCCGACGGCGACGGTGCTGTCGGTGGGCCTGCTGCTCGACCACCTCGGGTCCGCCGACCTCGCCCGCAAGGTCAACGCCGCCGTCGCCTTCGACCTGTCCACCCGCGACCCGCAGGCGCAGGTGCGCACCGCCGAGGTCGGCGACCGCCTGGCCGCCCTCGCCGGCGGCTGAGCGGCGGTCCCGCGCGCCGGCTCCTGCGCCGGGTCCCGCGCAGGCCTCAGCCGGACGACGCCGGGACCTCCGCCGACGCCTCACCCCGGGGCGCCGGGACCGCGGCCGGTGCCGGCGCGGGCGTGATGCTGATGCCGGACCGGAACACGTCGTCCGGGTCCCACAGGGCCTTCAGCGCCGCCAGCCGCCGGTACTTCTCCTCCCCGTAGGAGGCTCGCACCCGCTCCTGTCCGGCGCCGACGTCGAAGTTCAGGTAGGTGCCGCCGTCCGGTGCGAGGGGGCGCAGGGCGTCGTAGAGGTCGCGCGCCCACGCACGCTCGGCG from Geodermatophilus normandii includes these protein-coding regions:
- the serA gene encoding phosphoglycerate dehydrogenase, with product MTETAPVVLIAEELAPSVLEVLGTDVEIRSVDGADRSALLPALADAAAVMIRSATRIDAEALAAAPNLKVVARAGIGLDNVDVAAATERGVLVVNAPTSNIVSAAEHAVALLLAAARQIPAADASLREGAWRRSQFMGVEVTDKVVGVVGLGRIGQLVAQRLAAFGTTLIAYDPYIQPGRAAQLGVRMVSLEELLRESDFITVHLPKTPETLGLIGADELATTKRGVIVVNAARGGLVDEAALADALRSGQVGAAGIDVFATEPTTDSPLFGLPNTVVTPHLGASTTEAQHKAGTAVAHSVRLALQGEFVPDAVNVQAGGVVAEDVRPGLPLAEKLGTVFTAVAGGLAQSVTVDVRGKLAEFDDSVLQLAVLRGVFADVVEEQVTYVNAPLLAEQRGLEVTLTSDVESPDYRNLVRVRGAMADGREIAVSGTLFGKNQVPKLVEVDGFDMDLDLSGHLLFFVYTDRPGVVGTVGARLGEAGVNIAGAQVSRTTRGGEALMAVTVDSPVGADLLADIAGRIGAREARSADLDPR
- a CDS encoding 3-isopropylmalate dehydrogenase, which translates into the protein MRLAVIAGDGIGPEVVAEGLKVLRSVAPDLETTDYDLGATRWQRTGELLPDSVLDELRGHDAILLGAIGDPGVPPGILERGLLLRLRFELDHHVNLRPAKLYDGVRSPLADPGSIDMLCVREGTEGPYVGNGGVLRRDTPHEIATEVSLNTAFGVQRVVRYAFERAQARPRRHLTLIHKTNVLTHAGSLWSRTVEEVAAEFPEVTVAYQHVDAASMFFITDPGRYDVIVTDNLFGDIVTDVAAAVTGGIGLAASGNLDASGTNPSMFEPVHGSAPDIAGQGIADPTATVLSVGLLLDHLGSADLARKVNAAVAFDLSTRDPQAQVRTAEVGDRLAALAGG